From Coffea arabica cultivar ET-39 chromosome 10e, Coffea Arabica ET-39 HiFi, whole genome shotgun sequence, one genomic window encodes:
- the LOC113712170 gene encoding uncharacterized protein translates to MENLMSKIRSLDAYPKINEDFYSRTLSGGVITLASSIVMFLLFFSELRLYLHAVTETKLVVDTSRGERLRINFDVTFPALPCSMLSLDAMDISGEQHLDVRHDITKKRIDVHGNVIETRQEGIGHPKIEKPLQRHGGRLEHNETYCGSCFGAETADDDCCNSCEEVREAYRKKGWALSNPDLIDQCKREGFLQRIKDEEGEGCNIYGFLDVNKVAGNFHFAPGKSFQQANVHIHDLLAFQKDSFNISHKINRLAFGDYFPGVVNPLDGVEWMQQTPNGMYQYFIKVVPTVYTDVNGHNIQSNQFSVTEHFKGAEIGRLQSIPGVFFFYDLSPIKVTFTEQHVSFLHFLTNVCAIVGGVFTVSGIIDSFVYHGQKAIKKKMEIGKFS, encoded by the exons ATGGAGAATTTGATGAGCAAGATTCGAAGCTTGGATGCGTATCCGAAGATCAATGAGGATTTCTACAGCAGAACGCTGTCCGGCGGCGTTATAACCCTAGCTTCCTCCATCGTCATGTTCTTGCTCTTCTTCTCCGAGCTCA GGTTATATCTCCATGCAGTTACTGAGACAAAGCTTGTAGTAGATACGTCCAGGGGAGAAAGGCTGCGGATCAAT TTTGATGTCACATTTCCAGCACTTCCATGTTCCATGCTCAGCCTTGATGCCATGGATATCAGCGGAGAGCAACATCTTGATGTC AGACATGATATTACCAAGAAAAGAATTGATGTCCATGGTAATGTAATAGAAACACGGCAAGAGGGCATTGGACATCCCAAG ATAGAAAAACCTTTGCAAAGGCATGGAGGCAGGCTTGAACACAATGAGACATACTGTGGCTCGTGCTTTGGAGCAGAAACG GCGGATGATGATTGCTGCAACTCCTGTGAAGAAGTTCGAGAAGCATATCGTAAGAAGGGTTGGGCGTTGTCAAATCCAGATTTAATCGACCAG TGTAAAAGAGAAGGGTTTCTTCAAAGGatcaaagatgaagaaggtgaaggatGCAATATTTATGGGTTCTTAGATGTCAACAAGGTTGCTGGAAACTTTCATTTTGCACCTGGGAAGAGTTTTCAACAGGCAAATGTTCATATCCATGATCTGTTGGCTTTCCAGAAGGACAGTTTCAAT ATAAGTCACAAGATCAATAGATTGGCTTTTGGAGACTATTTCCCTGGTGTTGTAAATCCTCTTGATGG TGTGGAATGGATGCAACAAACTCCTAATGGGATGTATCAATATTTTATCAAG GTGGTGCCTACGGTGTATACTGATGTAAATGGACACAATATCCAATCAAATCAG TTCTCTGTAACTGAACATTTTAAGGGAGCAGAAATAGGCCGTCTTCAGTCTATTCCTGGAGTTTTCTTCTTCTATGACCTATCACCAATCAAG GTAACTTTCACGGAGCAGCACGTATCATTTTTACACTTCCTCACAAATGTCTGTGCTATAGTTGGAG GCGTTTTCACGGTTTCGGGGATTATTGATTCTTTCGTATATCACGGGCAGAAAGCAATAAAGAAGAAGATGGAAATTGGTAAATTCAGCTAG